A window of the Arachis duranensis cultivar V14167 chromosome 5, aradu.V14167.gnm2.J7QH, whole genome shotgun sequence genome harbors these coding sequences:
- the LOC107489215 gene encoding uncharacterized protein LOC107489215, which translates to MRAFYNWAIAISDRTKMHGRTREAEELWKQICGLALCTSWFDLYLLAFVDNNLWPTREKIHISIVGSERVRRWSFLAASPHSEYSYIGSMDKSWITKPRNSIEYERGVKRFIDFAFENSLAEATICPCLKCDFRKKVTKGEMYDHLICTQFPKEYTLWFYHGETEVGDPSSNVSNSDASNAFDDFNQDSIHDMLGDAFGTDMHWANEVSLESDEDIDGVERVMPDVADASEFEELASHAELPLYEGCTRYSRLSFLVKMYHIKCICGMTNKAMSMIFELLHDAFEHAKIPSSFYEAKKTILKLGMNYEKIHACPNNCMLYWGEDKEKEMCKVCNRSRWKLDTKGGEIQESNDGNIRKKVPAKVLRYFPLKPHLQRLFLSSKTAEAMRWHDVAPKEDGVMTHPRDSEAWKMFDLKNTSFVEDPRNIRLALATDGINPYRSMNANSSTWPVILIPYNTPPWICMKRTSFILSMIIPGKKMPGNNIDVYLQPWIKELKELWNEGVDAYDSFEKKAFKLHAALMWTISDFPGLGILSGWNTYTGLACPSYNFDSVPFQLPHSRKSCFIGYRRFLNQRHRFRLNRVRFNGEQEFRNPPKRLSGLDILEQVKDINVTFGRKEEAKVRGKRRRGERAAEEKNVCDNVIYTLLNDSTKSKDHLNTRKDLKALGCKQDLWPDENGNYAPAIFTLTNKGKKAFLSTLKNISVPDGKLCEKRLIIKDLDKLQDQIVLTLCHMEMLFPPSFFTVMIHLVVHLVEEVKLGGPVHYRWMYPIERYLG; encoded by the exons ATGCGG GCTTTCTACAATTGGGCTATAGCAATCTCTGATCGGACAAAAATGCATGGTCGCACAAGGGAAGCTGAAGAACTATGGAAACAG ATATGTGGTCTTGCCTTGTGCACATCATGGTTTGACTTGTATTTGCTTGCTTTCGTTGATAATAATCTCTGGCCCACGCG AGAGAAGATTCATATAAGTATTGTTGGAAGTGAGAGAGTTAGAAGGTGGAGCTTCCTTGCGGCATCGCCACATTCA gAATATTCTTATATTGGTTCAATGGATAAGTCATGGATCACAAAGCCACGAAACTCAATAGAGTATGAGCGAGGGGTTAAGAGGTTTATTGATTTTGCCTTCGAAAATAGTTTAGCTGAAGCAACTATATGCCCTTGTTTGAAGTGCGATTTTAGAAAAAAAGTGACAAAGGGTGAGATGTACGATCACTtgatatgtacccaattcccgaAAGAATATACACTTTGGTTTTATCATGGAGAGACTGAGGTAGGGGATCCCAGTAGTAACGTCTCAAATAGTGATGCTTCAAATGcttttgatgattttaatcAAGATTCTATTCATGACATGCTTGGAGATGCTTTTGGAACTGATATGCACTGGGCAAATGAAGTCTCATTAGAGTCAGATGAAGACATTGATGGAGTTGAAAGAGTGATGCCAGATGTAGCTGATGCATCGGAGTTTGAAGAATTAGCAAGTCATGCAGAACTACCTTTGTATGAAGGGTGTACAAGATATTCAAGATTGTCCTTTTTGGTGAAGATGTATCATATTAAGTGTATATGTGGGATGACTAACAAGGCAATGTCGATGATATTTGAACTCTTACATGATGCATTTGAACATGCAAAGATTCCGAGTTCATTTTATGAAGCAAAGAAAACTATCTTGAAGCTTGGTATGAATTATGAGAAGATACATGCATGCCCGAACAATTGCATGCTGTATTGGGGTGAAGACAAGGAGAAAGAAATGTGTAAAGTTTGCAACAGGTCTAGATGGAAACTAGATACAAAGGGTGGTGAGATTCAAGAATCAAATGATGGGAATATTAGGAAGAAGGTGCCTGCTAAAGTTCTTCGTTACTTTCCACTAAAACCTCATTTGCAAAGGTTATTTTTGTCTTCAAAGACAGCCGAGGCCATGAGATGGCATGATGTTGCTCCTAAGGAAGATGGTGTAATGACGCATCCTAGAGATTCAGAAGCTTGGAAGATGTTTGATTTAAAAAACACTTCTTTCGTAGAGGATCCACGAAATATACGTTTGGCATTAGCTACTGATGGTATTAATCCCTATCGTAGTATGAATGCAAATTCTAGTACTTGGCCAGTTATTCTCATTCCTTACAACACTCCTCCTTGGATTTGTATGAAGCGGACGTCTTTTATTCTTTCAATGATAATTCCTGGAAAAAAGATGCCAGGAAACAATATAGATGTCTACTTACAACCGTGGATCAAAGAGCTAAAAGAGTTATGGAATGAGGGCGTGGATGCATATGATTCTTTTGAGAAAAAGGCGTTCAAATTGCATGCGGCGTTGATGTGGACTATAAGTGACTTTCCTGGGTTAGGAATTCTCTCCGGGTGGAACACGTACACTGGACTTGCTTGTCCATCTTATAACTTCGACTCTGTTCCTTTTCAACTTCCTCATAGTAGAAAATCATGTTTCATAGGATATCGTCGTTTTCTTAATCAAAGGCATCGGTTTAGATTGAATAGGGTTCGATTTAATGGAGAGCAAGAATTCCGCAATCCACCGAAGAGGTTATCTGGTCTTGATATACTTGAGCAAGTCAAGGACATCAATGTCACATTTGGTAGAAAAGAAGAGGCAAAAGTTAGGGGAAAAAGAAGACGTGGTGAGCGTGCTGCAGAAG aaaaaaatgtatGTGATAATGTGATATACACGTTACTAAATGACAGCACCAAGTCAAAAGACCACCTCAATACTCGAAAAGATCTTAAAGCTTTAGGCTGTAAACAAGATCTTTGGCCAGATGAGAATGGAAATTACGCTCCAGCTATCTTTACACTGACTAATAAAGGCAAGAAGGCTTTTCTgtcaactttaaaaaatattagtgtgCCAGACGG GAAGTTATGTGAAAAAAGATTGATTATTAAGGATTTAGATAAGTTGCAAGATCAAATTGTGCTCACTCTATGCCATATGGAGATGTTATTTCCTCCATCGTTTTTTACAGTTATGATTCATTTGGTGGTTCACCTTGTTGAAGAAGTTAAGCTTGGAGGTCCTGTACACTACCGGTGGATGTATCCGATAGAAAG GTACTTGGGATAA